One part of the Gadus macrocephalus chromosome 8, ASM3116895v1 genome encodes these proteins:
- the LOC132462349 gene encoding relaxin-like yields the protein MRWAVLVAVALWCCVAEVRLQDQGYTLRLCGRELLRAVVYTCGGSRWRRLLETTDFGHTSPSLLGRSVDPKRGLQKRDVNQYLTFMCCQIGCRKSDLSKLC from the exons ATGCGGTGGGCTGTGCTCGTGGCGGTGGCgttgtggtgctgtgtggcGGAGGTGCGGCTGCAGGACCAGGGGTACACCCTGAGGCTGTGCGGCCGGGAGCTGCTCCGGGCCGTGGTCTACACTTGCGGGGGGTCCCGCTGGAGGAGGCTCTTGGAGACCACAGACTTTG gccaTACATCGCCCAGCCTTCTGGGCAGGAGTGTGGACCCCAAGAGAGGCCTGCAGAAGAGGGACGTGAACCAGTACCTGACCTTCATGTGCTGTCAGATAGGCTGTCGGAAGAGTGACCTGTCCAAGCTATGCTAG
- the mier1b gene encoding LOW QUALITY PROTEIN: mesoderm induction early response protein 1b (The sequence of the model RefSeq protein was modified relative to this genomic sequence to represent the inferred CDS: inserted 2 bases in 1 codon), giving the protein MAEPSVGKSSPGGSVGSVDHDFDPSADLLVHDFDDERTLEEEELLETPDDTNPNEIEDLAREGEMPIHELLSLYGYGGGSPADEDEEEEEPEEDEEEEDEEEEEDEEEEEEEEELDNDESSSTGGLKRTEVEGAKTPSELEDDAKPPSEGGLGLAGGRTRSVRSLGTADLIRTQKLKYFEGHDAEDESEEDEDYVPSEDWKKEIMVGSMYQAETPSGLTKYKENEKVYENEDQLLWNPECLPEGKVVEFLTEASRRTGEETGVDAVPEGSHIKDNEQALYELVKCDFDPEEALRRLKFNVKAAREELSVWTEEECRNFEQGLKAYGKDFHLIQANKVRTRSVGECVAFYYMWKKSERYDFFAQQTKLGKRKYNLHPGVTDYMDRLLDETESAASSRAASPPANASNSSTSQSEREDSSGHNGEQTLLAPQVRAEALQANGPPPPPPPPLXTDSDSNSNGGGGGGASHERNGVEPLLEHREPPPPAPPAAAERPPKRCRTEAEAPGAGDLEAPLGQDN; this is encoded by the exons ATGGCGGAG CCCTCCGTAGGGAAGTCGAGCCCAG GAGGCTCAGTGGGTTCCGTGGACCATGACTTCGACCCCTCTGCGGACCTTCTTGTCCACGACTTTGACGACGAGCGCACCCTTGAAGAAGAGGAGCTGTTGGAGACGCCGGACGACACAAACCCCAACGAGATTGAAGATCTCGCCCGT GAGGGGGAAATGCCCATTCACGAGCTGTTGAGTTTGTACGGTTATGGCGGTGGTTCCCCTGCGgatgaggacgaagaggaggaggaaccggaggaggatgaggaggaggaggatgaagaggaagaagaggacgaagaagaagaagaagaagaggaggaactgGATAATGACGAGAGCAGCAGCACTGGTGGCCTGAAGAGAActgag GTGGAGGGGGCCAAGACCCCGTCTGAGCTGGAGGACGACGCCAAGCCGCCCAgcgagggggggttgggtcTGGCCGGCGGGCGCACGCGCTCGGTGCGCTCCCTGGGCACGGCGGACCTCATCCGCACGCAGAAGCTCAAATACTTCGAGG GCCACGACGCGGAGGACGAGtctgaggaggacgaggactaCGTCCCATCGGAGGACTGGAAGAAG GAGATCATGGTGGGCTCCATGTACCAGGCAGAGACCCCCTCGGGTCTGACTAAATACAAAGAGAACGAGAAGG TGTATGAGAACGAGGACCAGCTGCTATGGAACCCTGAGTGCCTTCCGGAAGGCAAGGTAGTGGAATTCCTGACGGAGGCTTCACGGCGAACCGGAGAGGAGACGGGAGTGGACGCCGTTCCCGAGGGATCCCACATCAAAGACAACGAGCAG GCTTTGTACGAGTTGGTCAAGTGTGACTTTGACCCAGAGGAGGCCTTGAGGAGACTCAAGTTCAACGTGAAAGCGGCCAGAG AGGAATTGTCCGTCTGGACTGAAGAGGAATGTAGAAATTTTGAGCAAGGTCTCAAAGCCTATGGGAAAGATTTCCATCTAATACAGGCCAATAAG GTGAGAACTAGGTCTGTAGGAGAATGTGTGGCCTTTTATTACATGTGGAAGAAGTCTGAGCGTTATGATTTCTTTGCACAGCAAACCAAACTTGGGAAAAGGAAATATAATCTTCACCCCGGTGTAAC AGACTACATGGACAGGCTATTGGACGAGACGGAGAGCGCGGCCTCCAGCAGGGCGGCCTCGCCCCCCGCCAACGCCTCCAACAGCAgcaccagccaatcagagcgcgAGGACAGCAGCGGTCACAACGGGGAGCAGACACTGCTGGCCCCCCAGGTCAGAGCAGAGGCGCTCCAGGCCAAcggcccgcccccgcccccccccccccctct cacggACAGTGACTCCAACTCCaacggcggcggtggcggcggcgctaGCCACGAGCGGAACGGCGTGGAGCCGCTCCTAGAAcacagagagcccccccccccggccccccccgcgGCGGCCGAGCGCCCCCCCAAGAGGTGCCGGACCGAGGCCGAGGC
- the dynlt5 gene encoding dynein light chain Tctex-type 5, whose product MSEAAKDKGARRASVKKRGSVSSLGSHDVKAKETTGKTKDSLSTVSYLDEAGHQEENARLVQMENTYIMAGPSKRFPVLVVTDILKDVLGSYLQEEKYDAELCRQMTKTISEVVKARIKELLIPRYKVVVLISIGQLGEQSMYLGSRCLWDAASDTFATHAFKNSSLLAVASVYAVYFE is encoded by the exons ATGTCTGAGGCGGCAAAAGACAAAGGTGCTCGCAGGGCTAGTGTAAAGAAACGAGGTAGTGTTTCATCCTTGGGAAGCCATGATGTCAAAGCGAAGGAGACCACAGGCAAGACCAAGGA TTCGCTCAGCACGGTGTCCTACTTGGACGAGGCAGGCCACCAGGAGGAAAACGCCCGCCTGGTGCAGATGGAGAACACCTACATCATGG CCGGCCCGTCCAAACGGTTCCCAGTGCTGGTGGTGACGGACATTCTGAAGGACGTGCTGGGGAGCTACCTGCAGGAGGAGAAGTACGACGCAGAGCTGTGTCGACAGATGACCAAGACCATATCAGAA GTGGTGAAGGCCCGCATCAAGGAGCTGTTGATCCCCAGGTAcaaggtggtggtgctgatcaGCATCGGGCAGCTGGGGGAGCAGAGCATGTACCTGGGCAGCCGCTGCCTCTGGGACGCGGCCAGCGACACGTTTGCCACGCACGCCTTCAAGAACAGCTCTCTGTTGGCCGTGGCCAGTGTTTACGCTGTGTACTTTGAATGA
- the LOC132462345 gene encoding LOW QUALITY PROTEIN: SH3-containing GRB2-like protein 3-interacting protein 1 (The sequence of the model RefSeq protein was modified relative to this genomic sequence to represent the inferred CDS: inserted 2 bases in 2 codons; deleted 3 bases in 2 codons), whose translation MMQGLKNRTRKVLGLRKRDKDSDSTSSPDKEGSGSGGKKGSVKGQRAPNGFYGEIDWDRYASPDVDEEGFSLRPGEEGEAASRAKQFFSSSESEDEEESRRKFKIKIKPLASESVHRGAPSVDELKASVGGLALSPALGQMKRNLSCEEIARPRRSTPTPSPAPDHPIHRLHQNVPSFFGLPPEPSYPTYDAPPPLPPKNLPISSRYGYPSDPPVDPPKGGGVSRSSAPIYLNIQSPVSFQDSPDEVFGDPPPLGDDAAASRWVTFGSERPPPPESPPPDTPSSSPSPPCLSPGPPPSEPPPSPPPLSSDGSPPSPPPFSPPDSPPSPPDQPAPPLPPDFSPLTLRPGGLDEEAFDEEVRDASPPPPRSSAPSSSRPPSSLPPSGGVQPWASLGAGPRLVRGGRGTPDAAFLRDELADAAGSPREMTPREAAAGFRGTPPPLPPXTYRSFMSXPGPYSGSGPSSPARPATPHSAGSPVPPPPPPRPSSRPKLPPGRPMADQVRPFSPPVAPSPPPFAPLARAESSSSISSAASTPTLGRELLPNTERCQPLVWFDNGRFYLAFEGSSRGPSPLSVGLQDTLPVAAAFTETVNAYFKGADPSKCVVKITGEIVLSFPAGITRHFASQSTQPILSFSISNYHRLEQVLPNPQLLCCDSTTDTVESKEFWVNMQNLMSHLKRVAEQKPQATYYNVDMIKYQVSSEGIQSTPLNLALSWRGDPGSTDLRIDYKYNGLAMAAPAPLHNIHFLVPVDGGGAKLQAMVPPATWNHEQQTILWKIPSLSPRSENGGVGALLGRFQLTGGPSKPSQLAVQFTSEGSTLSGCDIQLVGSGYRLSLVKKRFAAGKYLADN comes from the exons ATGATGCAAG GACTGAAAAACCGAACGAGGAAGGTTTTGGGGTTACGGAAGAGAGACAAGGACTCGGACTCCAC GAGCTCACCTGACAAAGAAGGAAGTGGAAGTGGCGGGAAGAAAGGAAGCGTGA AAGGCCAACGGGCTCCCAATGGCTTCTACGGGGAGATCGACTGGGACAGATAT gccTCTCCAGACGTTGACGAGGAGGGCTTCAGCCTCCGAccaggggaggaaggagagg CAGCTTCCAGGGCCAAGCAGTTCTTCTCCTCCAGCGAgtcggaggacgaggaggagagccGCAGGAAGTTCAAGATCAAGATCAAGCCGCTGGCGTCGGAGAGCGTCCACCGTGGAGCGCCGTCGGTGGACGAGCTGAAGGCGTCCGTGGGAGGACTGGCCCTGTCCCCCGCCCTG GGTCAGATGAAGAGGAATCTATCTT GTGAGGAGATCGCCCGACCCAGACGAtccacccccacacccagcccTGCCCCGGACCACCCCAT TCACAGACTGCACCAGAACGTTCCCTCCTTCTTCGGGCTCCCTCCCGAGCCCAGCTACCCAACCTACGACG CCCCTCCCCCGCTGCCTCCAAAGAACCTCCCCATCTCCAGTCGCTATGGTTACCCCTCGGACCCCCCCG TCGACCCCCCGAAAGGGGGAGGGGTCTCCCGAAGCTCCGCCCCCATCTACCTGAACATCCAATCGCCCGTCTCCTTCCAAGACTCCCCTGACGAGGTGTTCGGtgacccccccccgctgggcgaCGACGCGGCCGCCTCCCGCTGGGTGACCTTCGGCAGCGAGAGACCGCCCCCCCCCGAGTCTCCTCCCCCCGACAcgccctcctccagcccctcccccccctgcctctcgcccggcccgccccctagcgagccgcccccctcccccccccccttgtcctCCGACGGGTCtcctccctcgcccccccccttctccc cccccgactcccccccctcccccccggacCAGCCCGCGCCCCCTCTCCCGCCCGacttctcccccctcaccctccgtcCGGGGGGGCTGGACGAGGAGGCCTTCGACGAGGAGGTGCGGGACGCCTCGCCGCCCCCCCCTCGCAGCTCCGCACCCTCCTCGTCGAGGCCCCCCTCGTCCCTGCCCCCGAGCGGAGGGGTGCAGCCGTGGGCGAGCCTGGGGGCC GGCCCGCGGCTGGTCCGGGGGGGACGAGGGACCCCCGACGCGGCCTTCCTGAGGGACGAGCTGGCGGACGCGGCGGGGTCTCCCAGGGAGATGACCCCC agggaggcggcggcggggttCAGgggcacgccgccgccgctgcccc CCACCTACCGGTCCTTCATGT TCCCCGGACCGTACTCTGGCAGCG GCCCGTCGTCTCCAGCACGGCCTGCCACTCCTCACTCAGCAGGGAGTCCtgtaccccctcctcctccccctcgcccctcCTCACGGCCAAAGTTGCCCCCCGGGAGGCCGATGGCTGACCAG gtgcgGCCCTTCAGCCCCCCGGTGgcgcccagccccccccccttcgcccCCCTGGCCCGGGCAGagagctcctcctccatctcctccgccgcctccacccccaccctggggAGGGAGCTGCTGCCCAACACAG AGCGCTGCCAGCCTCTGGTGTGGTTCGACAATGGCAGGTTTTATTTAGCCTTTGAAG GCTCGTCCAGGGGGCCCAGCCCGCTCTCAGTGGGGCTCCAGGACACTCTGCCGGTGGCCGCCGCCTTCACAGAGACCGTCAACGCCTACTTCAAGGGCGCCGACCCCAGCAA GTGTGTGGTGAAGATCACCGGGGAGATCGTTCTGTCGTTCCCGGCGGGCATCACCAGGCACTTTGCCAGCCAGTCCACCCAGCCCATCCTCTCCTTCAGCATCAGTAACTACCACCGGCTGGAGCAGGTCCTGCCCAACCCACAGCTCCTCTGCTG TGATTCAACGACAGACACTGTGGAGAGCAAGGAGTTCTGGGTAAACATGCAGAACTTGATGAGTCATCTAAAGAGGGTGGCGGAACAGAAGCCCCAAGCAACATACTACAACGTGGACATGATCAAGTACCAG gtgTCCTCTGAGGGGATCCAGTCCACCCCCCTGAACCTGGCTCTGAGCTGGCGCGGCGACCCCGGCAGCACGGACCTGAGGATCGACTACAAGTACAACGGCCTCGCCATGGCGGCCCCCGCCCCGCTGCACAACATCCACTTCCTGGTGCCGGTGGACGGTGGCGGCGCCAAGCTGCAGGCCATGGTGCCCCCCGCCACCTG GAACCACGAGCAGCAGACCATCCTGTGGAAGATCCCCAGTCTGTCCCCCCGCTCAGAGAACGGAG GAGTAGGGGCTCTACTGGGCCGGTTCCAGTTGACTGGAGGTCCCAGTAAACCCTCCCAGCTGGCGGTCCAGTTCACCAGCGAGGGGAGCACGCTGTCGGGCTGTGACATCCAGCTGGTGGGATCGGGCTACAGGCTGTCCCTGGTCAAGAAGAGGTTCGCCGCAG GTAAATATCTGGCGGATAACTAG